Proteins encoded by one window of Juglans regia cultivar Chandler chromosome 15, Walnut 2.0, whole genome shotgun sequence:
- the LOC108991739 gene encoding COP9 signalosome complex subunit 4 isoform X1 encodes MESAFASASAITDQRQKIEQYKHILATVISANDVVQAKKFIDHVLSDDVPLVVSRQLLQSFAQELGKLEPDAQKEIAHYILSQIQPRVVSFEEQVLVIREKLAELYESEQQWSKAAQMLSGIDLDSGMRVIDDTFRLSKCVQIARLYLERHSGRVCACVLGAPWKEFIYGANEDDDAVNAEAFINKASFLISNSQHEVLNLQHKVCHARILDLKRKFLEAALRYYGISQIEKRQIGDEEIDEEALEQALSAAVTCTILAAAGPQRSRVLATLYKDERCSKLKIYPILQKVYLERILRKPEIDAFAEELKAHQKALLPDNFTVLDRAMIEHNLLSASKLYTNISFDELGTLLGIAPHKAEKIASRMIYEDRMRGSIDQVEAVIHFEDDTEELQQWDQQIVGLCQALNDVLDGMAKKGLSIPV; translated from the exons ATGGAGAGTGCCTTCGCGAGCGCCTCTGCTATCACTGACCAGAGGCAAAAGATCGAACAGTACAAGCACATTCTAGCCACCGTGATTTCCGCCAACGACGTTGTTCAGGCTAAGAAATTCATCGATCACG TTTTATCGGACGACGTTCCGTTGGTGGTGTCGCGGCAACTTTTGCAGAGCTTTGCGCAGGAATTGGGGAAATTGGAGCCTGATGCCCAAAAAGAGATTGCGCATTATATTCTTTCCCAGATTCAGCCTCGGGTTGTTTCGTTCGAAGAACAG GTGCTAGTTATCAGGGAGAAACTTGCTGAGTTATATGAATCTGAGCAGCAATGGTCTAAAGCAGCTCAGATGTTGAGTGGCATTGATCTAGATTCTGGAATGAG AGTGATTGACGATACATTCAGATTGTCAAAATGCGTCCAAATTGCTCGTCTTTATCTTGAG CGGCACTCAGGCAGGGTGTGTGCATGTGTCTTGGGGGCTCCTTGGAAAGAGTTCATATATGGGGCAAATGAG GATGATGATGCTGTTAATGCAGAAGCTTTTATTAATAAGGCTTCATTCTTAATTAGCAATAGTCAGCATGAAGTTTTGAATTTACAGCATAAG GTATGTCATGCgagaattttagatttgaaGAGGAAATTCTTGGAAGCAGCTTTACGTTATTATGGCATATCCCAAATTGAAAAGCGGCAAATAGGAGATGA GGAGATTGATGAGGAAGCATTGGAGCAAGCTCTTTCTGCTGCTGTGACCTGTACGATTTTGGCAGCTGCAGGTCCTCAGCGTTCTCGTGTTCTTGCAACTTTGTACAAA GATGAACGGtgctcaaaattgaaaatttatcctATATTGCAGAAG GTGTATTTGGAGAGAATTTTGAGAAAACCTGAAATTGATGCTTTTGCCGAAGAATTAAAAGCACATCAG AAAGCACTTCTACCAGACAATTTTACAGTTCTGGATCGTGCAATGATTGAGCATAATCTTTTGAGTGCAAGCAAGCTCTACACAAACATAAG CTTTGATGAGTTGGGCACCTTGTTGGGCATTGCTCCTCATAAG GCCGAAAAGATAGCATCAAGAATGATTTATGAAGATAGAATGAGAGGATCAATTGATCAG GTAGAAGCTGTCATACACTTTGAAGATGACACTGAAGAGCTGCAACAATGGGATCAACAG ATTGTCGGCCTGTGTCAGGCTCTCAATGATGTCTTGGATGGCATGGCAAAGAAGGGCTTGTCAATCCCCGTCTGA
- the LOC108991739 gene encoding COP9 signalosome complex subunit 4 isoform X2 has product MESAFASASAITDQRQKIEQYKHILATVISANDVVQAKKFIDHVLSDDVPLVVSRQLLQSFAQELGKLEPDAQKEIAHYILSQIQPRVVSFEEQVLVIREKLAELYESEQQWSKAAQMLSGIDLDSGMRVIDDTFRLSKCVQIARLYLEDDDAVNAEAFINKASFLISNSQHEVLNLQHKVCHARILDLKRKFLEAALRYYGISQIEKRQIGDEEIDEEALEQALSAAVTCTILAAAGPQRSRVLATLYKDERCSKLKIYPILQKVYLERILRKPEIDAFAEELKAHQKALLPDNFTVLDRAMIEHNLLSASKLYTNISFDELGTLLGIAPHKAEKIASRMIYEDRMRGSIDQVEAVIHFEDDTEELQQWDQQIVGLCQALNDVLDGMAKKGLSIPV; this is encoded by the exons ATGGAGAGTGCCTTCGCGAGCGCCTCTGCTATCACTGACCAGAGGCAAAAGATCGAACAGTACAAGCACATTCTAGCCACCGTGATTTCCGCCAACGACGTTGTTCAGGCTAAGAAATTCATCGATCACG TTTTATCGGACGACGTTCCGTTGGTGGTGTCGCGGCAACTTTTGCAGAGCTTTGCGCAGGAATTGGGGAAATTGGAGCCTGATGCCCAAAAAGAGATTGCGCATTATATTCTTTCCCAGATTCAGCCTCGGGTTGTTTCGTTCGAAGAACAG GTGCTAGTTATCAGGGAGAAACTTGCTGAGTTATATGAATCTGAGCAGCAATGGTCTAAAGCAGCTCAGATGTTGAGTGGCATTGATCTAGATTCTGGAATGAG AGTGATTGACGATACATTCAGATTGTCAAAATGCGTCCAAATTGCTCGTCTTTATCTTGAG GATGATGATGCTGTTAATGCAGAAGCTTTTATTAATAAGGCTTCATTCTTAATTAGCAATAGTCAGCATGAAGTTTTGAATTTACAGCATAAG GTATGTCATGCgagaattttagatttgaaGAGGAAATTCTTGGAAGCAGCTTTACGTTATTATGGCATATCCCAAATTGAAAAGCGGCAAATAGGAGATGA GGAGATTGATGAGGAAGCATTGGAGCAAGCTCTTTCTGCTGCTGTGACCTGTACGATTTTGGCAGCTGCAGGTCCTCAGCGTTCTCGTGTTCTTGCAACTTTGTACAAA GATGAACGGtgctcaaaattgaaaatttatcctATATTGCAGAAG GTGTATTTGGAGAGAATTTTGAGAAAACCTGAAATTGATGCTTTTGCCGAAGAATTAAAAGCACATCAG AAAGCACTTCTACCAGACAATTTTACAGTTCTGGATCGTGCAATGATTGAGCATAATCTTTTGAGTGCAAGCAAGCTCTACACAAACATAAG CTTTGATGAGTTGGGCACCTTGTTGGGCATTGCTCCTCATAAG GCCGAAAAGATAGCATCAAGAATGATTTATGAAGATAGAATGAGAGGATCAATTGATCAG GTAGAAGCTGTCATACACTTTGAAGATGACACTGAAGAGCTGCAACAATGGGATCAACAG ATTGTCGGCCTGTGTCAGGCTCTCAATGATGTCTTGGATGGCATGGCAAAGAAGGGCTTGTCAATCCCCGTCTGA